One window of Nymphaea colorata isolate Beijing-Zhang1983 chromosome 1, ASM883128v2, whole genome shotgun sequence genomic DNA carries:
- the LOC116246142 gene encoding tryptamine hydroxycinnamoyltransferase 2-like, producing MVAMEVKHLNTTWVKPETRLHGKIPLTIFDRASADMHIASILVYDAPTASNTKIKLALAKALTYYPVLAGKLSGQPPVVVLDDEAGAPVSEMSVEGNLEDFLPFKPTPELSILHPYTQETNPLLMVQLTRFACGGLVLGLSANHAVADGQSMSNFYVTWSQLIMEKEVSPIPTHGRSVLRPRDPPMPEYPHQNMEFSMSPPSDDQPPEIYEGAIENVQVHYSYDFIMKLKERPETKHSTFECLLSHLWKKVTAARGLDDQVITRARVSVNGRPRLGVSGDYFGNLVLTAFPAAKVKDLVQEDVGYGARLIKEAVGQTGSEYFQSFVDFGELYKDKALYPSAGPDGATLSTDLEVDSWLGFQFHQVDMGGGAPRLFMPSWIPVEGLAIIAPTPSPEKAAGPSDRWRSGVDITVTLLPEHAAAFEKIAYSID from the exons ATGGTAGCCATGGAAGTGAAGCATCTGAACACCACATGGGTCAAGCCAGAAACGAGGCTTCATGGAAAAATACCCCTAACCATCTTCGACAGAGCGTCCGCAGATATGCACATAGCGTCGATCCTGGTCTACGACGCCCCCACAGCCAGCAACACCAAGATCAAGCTTGCTCTTGCAAAGGCTCTCACCTATTACCCAGTGCTAGCTGGGAAGTTGTCCGGCCAGCCCCCGGTCGTCGTCCTCGATGACGAAGCCGGAGCGCCGGTCTCCGAGATGTCGGTGGAGGGGAATCTCGAAGACTTCCTTCCGTTCAAGCCTACCCCGGAGCTCTCCATCCTCCATCCTTACACCCAAGAGACTAACCCACTGCTCATGGTCCAGCTTACTAGGTTCGCTTGCGGCGGCCTGGTGCTCGGACTTAGCGCTAACCATGCGGTCGCTGATGGCCAGTCAATGAGCAACTTCTATGTCACCTGGTCTCAATTGATCATGGAAAAGGAGGTCAGCCCCATTCCTACACATGGTCGGTCGGTGCTCAGGCCCAGGGACCCACCCATGCCGGAGTACCcacaccaaaatatggagttcTCCATGTCGCCGCCGAGTGATGATCAACCGCCTGAGATCTACGAGGGCGCCATAGAAAATGTACAGGTCCATTACTCGTATGACTTCATTATGAAGCTCAAGGAGAGGCCGGAGACGAAGCACAGCACCTTTGAGTGCCTGCTGTCTCACCTGTGGAAGAAAGTAACCGCTGCCCGTGGCCTGGACGACCAAGTCATCACCCGTGCCCGCGTGTCCGTGAACGGGCGACCGAGGCTGGGGGTCTCCGGCGATTATTTCGGAAATTTGGTTCTCACTGCATTTCCGGCCGCTAAAGTGAAGGATCTGGTTCAG GAGGATGTAGGTTATGGTGCAAGGTTGATCAAGGAAGCTGTGGGGCAAACTGGGAGCGAGTATTTCCAGTCTTTCGTCGACTTTGGGGAACTTTACAAAGACAAGGCACTCTACCCTTCAGCAGGTCCAGACGGCGCCACTTTGTCGACTGACTTGGAGGTGGATAGCTGGCTGGGCTTCCAATTTCACCAAGTGGACATGGGTGGAGGTGCACCCCGCCTCTTCATGCCTTCCTGGATACCCGTTGAAGGTCTCGCCATAATCGCCCCCACGCCCTCGCCGGAAAAAGCTGCCGGCCCCAGTGACAGATGGAGAAGCGGCGTCGACATCACTGTGACCCTCCTTCCAGAGCATGCTGCCGCCTTCGAAAAGATTGCTTACTCCATAGACTGA